One Pseudomonadota bacterium genomic window, CTTATATGACGACGTCAGTTACCGGCCCCTTGCCGAATACGAAAAATATGCTCAAGGAGGTGTTCTATGGAACAGTTGACCTATGAACGCCTGCAGGATAATCTAAAGAGGTTAAAACTGACCAGGGCCGCCGAAGTCCTTGATCATACCGTGATGCAATCGGAAAATAACGAAGTCTCTTATCTTTCTTTCCTGGACCACCTCCTGGAAGAGGAAGTGGCCAATAAGGAAACGAGAAGAATCCACACAGCCATGAAAACGGCCGGGTTACCAACAGCCAAGACCATCGAGGAATATGACTTCTCCTTTCACCCCCAATTGGATAAAAAAATAGTCATGGAGCTTTTTGATCTGACCTTTATCTCGAAACATGAGAATGTCATATTCCTGGGGCCTCCAGGCGTGGGGAAAACCCATCTGGCCATCTCGCTCGCCATCAAGGCATGCTGCCATGGGTTTAAGGTTTACTTCACCACCATGAACGCCTTGATCGGCAAACTGAAGGAAAGCCAGGCTACGGGGAAAGCCTATCTGAACTCTTCCCTGGTTATCGTTGACGAAGCTGGCTATCTCCCCGTGGACAGCCGTGAAGCATATCTCTTTTTCCAGTTCGTCTCCTATCGCTATGAGAAAAGCTCAACAATCATCACTTCAAACAAAAGCTTTGCCGACTGGCAGGAACTCTTCGGAGACCCCGTTATTGCTACGGCCATCCTTGACCGGCTCCTGCATCACAGTAAGGTTGTTAACATCAAAGGACATAGTTACCGATTAAAAGAACATGCCTTTAATCAAAAAGTTCTTCAACCACAAGGAGG contains:
- the istB gene encoding IS21-like element helper ATPase IstB, producing MEQLTYERLQDNLKRLKLTRAAEVLDHTVMQSENNEVSYLSFLDHLLEEEVANKETRRIHTAMKTAGLPTAKTIEEYDFSFHPQLDKKIVMELFDLTFISKHENVIFLGPPGVGKTHLAISLAIKACCHGFKVYFTTMNALIGKLKESQATGKAYLNSSLVIVDEAGYLPVDSREAYLFFQFVSYRYEKSSTIITSNKSFADWQELFGDPVIATAILDRLLHHSKVVNIKGHSYRLKEHAFNQKVLQPQGGEIVNTLPT